One bacterium genomic region harbors:
- a CDS encoding response regulator, with translation MSVVACNVCEPLVAELRTRGFEPELLVEGLSVDVATLEDRRNTIPWDTFTVLLERTAKLLGGKEALEDLAFRHTTRSLPGFIRGLLPFMGGAKPLVLIGARWLGPWMFRATRAHCEELPDGRIREVIKILPPHRSSPEFLWANRGIMRAGPPLLGLPEAVVESEDDGRDAEYIISLPPSRRRFWPVRESKGGLPEGLAELGFQQEQLRESLRRTRFATDELAQKSRRLDTLEWMAQELNRTTDLGQLAERILQLLSPQLGLLGIRLTALHQEDELVGAAGQMQGQTLRTLPLRQGDAEIGKLELWYANAERDQEDETMVASLLPWLSIALANAHTFALLSRQTTRLQEEIAERRRTEDQLERSQHLDALGRLAGGLAHDMNNMITAVIGFTALAGDTLEQEHPARRDLEEISTSCERATALLSQVLAFARRQVLVPTVIDLREAVERLVPMLDRLIGEQIDLQIVCSKEPIPVLVDPGQLEQVVVNLVANARDAIEATGHVSLEIRQLPESPGFPYGAALLVVRDDGCGIDPNIQERIFEPFFTTKPSAEGTGIGLSSAFGTVTQSGGQIELESAPGEGTTVSVRLPRANSLPPQIAEPRPGANAPAPGGNILLVEDDEAVRRMARRILEAHGYDVVEAANGPDALAICETREQPIDLLLTDMVMPEMDGGELARRTRRLRPELRAVLTMSGYSRFGAENTSPLPADEARLRKPFTVNELLESVGWALSSTSDQKTV, from the coding sequence CCTTCACCGTCCTTCTCGAGAGGACCGCGAAGCTTCTCGGCGGCAAGGAAGCGCTGGAAGACCTGGCGTTCCGCCACACCACGCGCAGCCTGCCTGGCTTCATTCGCGGGCTTCTGCCTTTCATGGGCGGTGCAAAACCACTTGTCCTGATCGGTGCACGCTGGCTCGGTCCGTGGATGTTTCGCGCCACCCGTGCACATTGCGAAGAACTCCCCGACGGACGCATCCGCGAGGTCATCAAGATCCTGCCACCCCATCGCTCATCACCGGAGTTCCTCTGGGCGAACCGGGGCATCATGCGAGCCGGGCCTCCGCTGCTCGGCTTGCCCGAAGCGGTGGTGGAATCGGAAGACGACGGACGCGATGCGGAGTACATCATCTCCCTGCCTCCGAGCCGCCGCCGATTCTGGCCCGTGCGCGAGTCGAAAGGCGGGCTGCCGGAAGGCCTGGCCGAACTCGGCTTCCAGCAGGAGCAACTTCGAGAAAGTCTACGACGGACCCGGTTCGCCACCGATGAGCTTGCCCAGAAATCCCGACGTCTCGACACCCTCGAATGGATGGCCCAGGAGCTCAACCGGACGACTGATCTCGGCCAGCTGGCAGAGCGCATCCTCCAGTTGCTGAGCCCGCAGCTGGGCCTTCTCGGCATCCGCCTGACAGCGCTGCATCAAGAGGACGAACTCGTGGGTGCTGCAGGGCAGATGCAAGGGCAAACGCTCCGAACGCTTCCTCTAAGGCAAGGCGACGCCGAGATCGGAAAGCTCGAGCTCTGGTACGCGAACGCGGAACGCGATCAGGAGGATGAAACCATGGTGGCATCGCTCTTGCCCTGGCTCTCGATCGCTTTGGCCAACGCCCACACGTTTGCCCTGCTCTCTCGGCAGACCACACGCCTTCAGGAAGAGATCGCAGAGCGCAGGCGAACCGAGGACCAACTCGAAAGATCCCAGCATCTGGATGCACTCGGCCGATTGGCTGGTGGGCTTGCCCACGATATGAACAACATGATCACTGCCGTCATCGGGTTCACGGCGCTTGCTGGCGATACCTTGGAGCAGGAGCATCCGGCTCGACGGGATCTCGAGGAGATCTCTACCAGCTGCGAACGTGCCACGGCCTTGCTGAGCCAGGTGTTGGCCTTCGCACGTCGACAGGTACTCGTGCCCACGGTGATCGATCTCCGCGAGGCTGTAGAGCGCCTGGTCCCCATGCTCGATCGGCTGATCGGAGAGCAGATCGACCTGCAGATCGTTTGCAGCAAAGAGCCAATCCCCGTATTGGTCGACCCGGGCCAGCTGGAACAGGTCGTCGTCAATCTGGTCGCCAACGCCCGGGATGCGATCGAAGCGACCGGCCACGTCAGTCTCGAGATACGCCAACTTCCGGAAAGCCCTGGCTTTCCGTACGGTGCCGCGCTGCTGGTCGTTCGGGATGACGGTTGCGGTATCGATCCCAACATCCAGGAGCGCATCTTCGAACCGTTCTTTACGACCAAGCCATCGGCGGAGGGAACCGGAATCGGGCTGTCTTCGGCGTTCGGCACCGTCACGCAATCAGGCGGCCAGATCGAGCTGGAGAGCGCGCCTGGCGAGGGCACGACCGTAAGCGTGCGGCTACCGCGCGCGAACTCGCTGCCTCCGCAAATCGCCGAGCCCAGGCCGGGAGCAAATGCTCCGGCACCGGGCGGCAACATCCTTCTGGTCGAGGACGACGAAGCCGTTCGACGAATGGCACGCCGAATCCTGGAAGCCCATGGCTACGACGTGGTCGAAGCCGCCAACGGACCCGACGCCCTGGCGATCTGCGAGACTCGTGAGCAGCCCATCGATCTGCTCCTCACCGATATGGTGATGCCCGAGATGGACGGAGGCGAGCTGGCACGCCGCACCCGCCGACTGCGCCCGGAGCTCCGCGCCGTACTGACCATGAGCGGCTACTCCAGGTTTGGTGCCGAAAACACATCGCCCCTGCCGGCGGATGAGGCTCGGCTGCGAAAACCGTTCACCGTGAATGAACTCCTGGAAAGCGTCGGCTGGGCATTATCATCTACTTCCGACCAGAAAACTGTGTGA